One Manihot esculenta cultivar AM560-2 chromosome 6, M.esculenta_v8, whole genome shotgun sequence DNA segment encodes these proteins:
- the LOC110617601 gene encoding uncharacterized protein LOC110617601: MALSLSSKTKAYLTSSPARSIPRFLALRAQSNTPSHPNHIDFSDDSSSTDPSLRKLEDAIHRIIVRRAAPDWLPFLPGSSYWVPPPRSTAGSLGIAHLVEKLANPLTDEESLSMTTVRGWPSSDYFVKGSLPHSMELTITSNKAAETEATSNNTSKPEDEEG; encoded by the exons ATGGCCCTTTCCCTCTCATCCAAAACCAAAGCCTACCTAACCAGCTCTCCGGCACGATCAATCCCCCGCTTCTTAGCTCTGCGTGCCCAATCTAATACTCCTTCCCACCCCAACCACATCGATTTCTCAGATGACTCCTCCTCTACCGACCCTTCCCTCCGGAAACTCGAGGATGCCATCCACCGGATCATCGTACGCCGCGCTGCACCTGATTGGCTCCCTTTCCTCCCTGGTTCCTCCTACTGGGTCCCACCTCCTAGATCCACCGCCGGATCCCTTGGGATTGCCCACTTGGTTGAGAAGCTCGCCAATCCATTGACCGATGAGGAGTCCCTCTCCATGACCACCGTCAGAGGTTGGCCTTCCTCCGATTATTTTGTTAAAG GTTCACTTCCACATTCAATGGAGTTGACTATAACTTCAAACAAAGCAGCAGAGACGGAGGCAACTTCCAATAATACTTCTAAACCTGAAGATGAGGAAGGATGA
- the LOC110617599 gene encoding uncharacterized membrane protein At1g16860, translated as MGSRYPSHQLSNGLFVSGRPEQPKERTPTMTSTAMPYTGGDIKKSGELGKMFDIPMDGSKSRKSGPIPNAPSRSGSFAGASSHSGSLMTNPAPRAGYNVSGPLSSGGMPGSASLKKSSSGPLNKHGDPVKKSSGPQSGGVMRQNSGPIPPVLPATGLITSGPLNSSGVPRKVSGPLESMGSGKISSFSSAHNLAVTTLSQDDDYSFRRNFPKTVLWLVILIFVMGFLAGGFILGAVHNAILLIVVVVIFGAVAALVVWNVCWGRKAIIDFITHYPDADLRTAKNGQYVKVTGVVTCGNVPLESSFQRVPRCVYKSTRLFEYRGWGSKPANPNHRHFTWGLRSSERHVSDFYISDFQSGLRALVKTGSGTRVTPFVDDSYVIEINPEKKDLSPEFARWLGHKKLSGDDRIMQLKEGYIKEGSTVSVMGIVQRNENVLMIVPPPEPLATGWQWSKCTFPASLDGIVLRCEDTSNFDVIPV; from the exons ATGGGTTCCAGATACCCATCTCATCAACTCAGCAATGGCCTTTTCGTGTCGGGCCGACCAGAACAGCCCAAAGAAAGAACTCCAACAATGACGTCAACAGCTATGCCTTATACTGGTGGTGATATTAAGAAGTCAGGAGAATTAGGAAAAATGTTTGATATCCCTATGGATGGTTCTAAGTCTAGAAAATCTGGGCCAATACCTAATGCTCCATCAAGAAGTGGATCATTTGCTGGGGCTTCTTCACATTCAGGGTCCTTGATGACCAACCCTGCTCCTCGTGCTGGGTACAATGTGTCTGGTCCTTTATCCTCTGGAGGCATGCCTGGTTCAGCTTCACTAAAGAAGTCAAGTTCTGGACCTTTGAATAAACATGGGGATCCTGTAAAGAAGTCCTCTGGCCCTCAATCTGGTGGAGTAATGCGACAAAATTCTGGGCCTATTCCACCTGTTCTGCCTGCAACTGGTCTCATAACATCAGGACCCTTAAATTCTTCTGGGGTTCCTAGAAAGGTATCAGGTCCTCTGGAATCTATGGGATCAGGGAAAATTAGCAGCTTCTCCAGTGCTCACAACCTAGCAGTGACTACTCTTAGTCAAGATGATGACTATTCTTTCAGGAGGAACTTTCCAAAGACAGTATTATGGTTGGTGATTCTGATATTTGTAATGGGATTCCTTGCCGGTGGTTTTATTCTTGGAGCAGTCCACAATGCCATTCTCCTTATTGTTGTTGTGGTCATCTTTGGAGCAGTTGCTGCACTAGTTGTTTGGAATGTTTGTTGGGGAAGAAAGGCCATCATAGATTTCATTACTCATTATCCCGATGCCGATCTTAGAACTGCAAAGAATGGGCAATATGTGAAAGTGACTGGG GTGGTTACCTGTGGTAATGTACCTCTGGAGTCATCATTCCaaagagttcccagatgtgtctATAAATCAACAAGATTGTTTGAGTATCGTGGATGGGGTTCAAAACCAGCCAATCCTAACCATCGTCACTTTACATGGGGTCTAAGATCATCAGAG AGGCATGTAAGCGACTTCTACATCTCTGATTTCCAATCAGGGCTGAGGGCATTGGTTAAGACTGGCAGTGGCACAAGGGTAACTCCTTTTGTTGATGATTCCTATGTTATTGAAATTAACCCAGAGAAGAAAGACTTGTCTCCAGAGTTTGCCAGGTGGTTGGGGCATAAAAAGCTTTCAGGTGATGATCGAATAATGCAATTGAAAGAAGG GTACATCAAAGAAGGCAGCACGGTCAGCGTGATGGGAATTGTTCAGCGAAATGAAAACGTACTCATGATTGTTCCACCACCTGAGCCATTGGCAACGGGATGGCAGTGGTCCAAGTGCACATTTCCAGCTAGCCTTGATGGTATTGTTTTGAGATGTGAAGATACATCAAATTTTGATGTCATCCCTGTGTAG